The proteins below are encoded in one region of Lactuca sativa cultivar Salinas chromosome 3, Lsat_Salinas_v11, whole genome shotgun sequence:
- the LOC111919036 gene encoding E3 ubiquitin-protein ligase RGLG2 isoform X2 has product MGGKNSREKRARCEHSSSFSGNQYSGYLSQPYFALPPPATAPPASPPRPHKKKKLDKRYSKIDDSYTSLEQVTEALTLAGLESSNLIVGIDFTKSNEWTGSKSFYGKSLHHTVDHSLNPYEHAISIIGKTLAAFDEDNLIPCYGFGDATTHDQDVFSFYPEDGFCNGFEDVLSRYREIIPHLKLSGPTSFAPVIEQAMTIVEQSRGQYHVLLIIADGQVTRSVDTESGQLSLQEQKTVDAIVKASKLPLSIVLVGVGDGPWDMMKEFDDNIPDRDFDNFQIMSKDTSSIRKETDFALSALMEIPSQYKATIELNLLGSRIGMSSWRAALPPPIPQASSSSYNTSKALELVPFSRVYGQTSQLLISESISRSTNHKNLCPICLTNTNDMALGCGHQTCHECGETLQLCPICRNLIETRIKLH; this is encoded by the exons ATGGGAGGAAAGAATTCGAGGGAAAAAAGAGCGAGATGTGAGCATTCGTCATCGTTTTCAGGTAATCAGTACAGCGGTTATCTTTCGCAACCATATTTCGCTCTTCCGCCACCTGCTACTGCTCCTCCGGCATCTCCTCCTCGACCACataagaagaagaagcttgacaAAAGATATTCAAAAATCGACGATAGTTACACCTCTTTGGAACAG GTGACAGAGGCTCTTACACTTGCAGGACTCGAGTCTTCTAACCTCATTGTCGGCATTGATTTCACCAAGAGCAATGAATGGACAG GTTCAAAATCCTTCTATGGAAAAAGCCTACATCATACTGTAGATCATAGTCTAAATCCCTATGAACATGCCATATCCATCATCGGGAAGACATTAGCAGCTTTTGATGAAGATAACTTGATTCCATGTTATGGATTTGGAGATG CAACAACACATGATCAAGATgttttcagcttttatcctgaagATGGTTTCTGTAATGGATTTGAAGATGTTTTGAGTAGATACAGAGAAATTATCCCTCATCTCAAGCTTTCAG GCCCCACATCTTTTGCCCCTGTCATTGAACAGGCTATGACAATTGTTGAACAAAGTAGGGGCCAATACCATGTCCTATTAATCATTGCTGATGGGCAG GTAACAAGAAGTGTGGATACTGAGAGTGGTCAATTGAGTCTACAAGAACAGAAAACTGTAGATGCCATAGTCAAAGCAAG CAAGCTTCCACTCTCTATTGTATTAGTTGGGGTAGGAGACGGGCCGTGGGACATGATGAAGGAATTTGACGATAATATCCCTGACCGTGACTTTGATAATTTCCAG ATCATGTCAAAAGACACGAGTTCAATCCGAAAAGAAACGGATTTTGCTCTTTCCGCATTGATGGAAATCCCTTCTCAATATAAAGCAACAATCGAACTAAATTTACTTGG TAGTCGCATAGGAATGTCATCGTGGAGGGCGGCCCTTCCTCCACCAATCCCTCAGGCATCCTCCTCCTCATACAACACCTCAAAAGCATTGGAGTTGGTTCCTTTTTCTCGTGTATATGGTCAAACTAGTCAACTTCTAATATCAGAATCCATTTCAAGATCTACAAATCATAAAAAC TTATGTCCCATTTGCCTTACTAACACCAACGACATGGCCTTGGGGTGTGGACATCAG ACATGTCATGAGTGCGGGGAAACTCTTCAATTGTGCCCGATTTGCCGGAACTTGATCGAAACTAGAATAAAACTCCattaa
- the LOC111919036 gene encoding E3 ubiquitin-protein ligase RGLG2 isoform X1: MGGKNSREKRARCEHSSSFSGNQYSGYLSQPYFALPPPATAPPASPPRPHKKKKLDKRYSKIDDSYTSLEQVTEALTLAGLESSNLIVGIDFTKSNEWTGSKSFYGKSLHHTVDHSLNPYEHAISIIGKTLAAFDEDNLIPCYGFGDATTHDQDVFSFYPEDGFCNGFEDVLSRYREIIPHLKLSGPTSFAPVIEQAMTIVEQSRGQYHVLLIIADGQVTRSVDTESGQLSLQEQKTVDAIVKASKLPLSIVLVGVGDGPWDMMKEFDDNIPDRDFDNFQFVNFTEIMSKDTSSIRKETDFALSALMEIPSQYKATIELNLLGSRIGMSSWRAALPPPIPQASSSSYNTSKALELVPFSRVYGQTSQLLISESISRSTNHKNLCPICLTNTNDMALGCGHQTCHECGETLQLCPICRNLIETRIKLH, from the exons ATGGGAGGAAAGAATTCGAGGGAAAAAAGAGCGAGATGTGAGCATTCGTCATCGTTTTCAGGTAATCAGTACAGCGGTTATCTTTCGCAACCATATTTCGCTCTTCCGCCACCTGCTACTGCTCCTCCGGCATCTCCTCCTCGACCACataagaagaagaagcttgacaAAAGATATTCAAAAATCGACGATAGTTACACCTCTTTGGAACAG GTGACAGAGGCTCTTACACTTGCAGGACTCGAGTCTTCTAACCTCATTGTCGGCATTGATTTCACCAAGAGCAATGAATGGACAG GTTCAAAATCCTTCTATGGAAAAAGCCTACATCATACTGTAGATCATAGTCTAAATCCCTATGAACATGCCATATCCATCATCGGGAAGACATTAGCAGCTTTTGATGAAGATAACTTGATTCCATGTTATGGATTTGGAGATG CAACAACACATGATCAAGATgttttcagcttttatcctgaagATGGTTTCTGTAATGGATTTGAAGATGTTTTGAGTAGATACAGAGAAATTATCCCTCATCTCAAGCTTTCAG GCCCCACATCTTTTGCCCCTGTCATTGAACAGGCTATGACAATTGTTGAACAAAGTAGGGGCCAATACCATGTCCTATTAATCATTGCTGATGGGCAG GTAACAAGAAGTGTGGATACTGAGAGTGGTCAATTGAGTCTACAAGAACAGAAAACTGTAGATGCCATAGTCAAAGCAAG CAAGCTTCCACTCTCTATTGTATTAGTTGGGGTAGGAGACGGGCCGTGGGACATGATGAAGGAATTTGACGATAATATCCCTGACCGTGACTTTGATAATTTCCAG TTTGTGAATTTCACGGAGATCATGTCAAAAGACACGAGTTCAATCCGAAAAGAAACGGATTTTGCTCTTTCCGCATTGATGGAAATCCCTTCTCAATATAAAGCAACAATCGAACTAAATTTACTTGG TAGTCGCATAGGAATGTCATCGTGGAGGGCGGCCCTTCCTCCACCAATCCCTCAGGCATCCTCCTCCTCATACAACACCTCAAAAGCATTGGAGTTGGTTCCTTTTTCTCGTGTATATGGTCAAACTAGTCAACTTCTAATATCAGAATCCATTTCAAGATCTACAAATCATAAAAAC TTATGTCCCATTTGCCTTACTAACACCAACGACATGGCCTTGGGGTGTGGACATCAG ACATGTCATGAGTGCGGGGAAACTCTTCAATTGTGCCCGATTTGCCGGAACTTGATCGAAACTAGAATAAAACTCCattaa